The DNA window TGGTGGAAATGGTCCTGGGCGGCCAGGTGAACAAGCAGATTGTGAACCTGATTAACCAGAACGGTGGCAAAGCCATCGGTTTAACCGGTACCGATGGCCAGCTGCTGAAAGCGCGCAAGCTGCACGTTACCCGTATGTCGCCTGAGCTGCAGAAGCCGGAAATCATCGACATCGGCCACGTCGGTGAAGTGGAATCGGTGAATACCGAAGTGCTGGATATGCTCACCAAGAGCAACTTTATTCCGGTGATTGCGCCCATTGGCGTGGGTGAAGACGGCACTTCCTACAACATCAACGCTGACCTGGTGGCGGGCAAAGTGGCCGAATTCCTGAAAGCGGAAAAACTGCTGCTGCTGACCAACATTGCCGGCCTGATGGATAAAGAAGGCAAGGTATTAACCGGCCTGACCACCCAGCAGGTGAATGACCTGATTGCCGACGGCACCATTTACGGCGGTATGCTGCCGAAAATTCAGTGTGCCCTGGATGCCGTACACGCCGGCGTTACCAGTGCCCATATTATCGACGGCCGTGTGGCCCACGCCACGCTGCTCGAGCTGTTCACCGATGAGGGTGTGGGTACCCTGATCACCAACAGCCGTCGCTGAGAGGCTTTTCATGACCGAAACAGGCGACAAACTGTCCCGCCGCGATCAGATTCTGCAGGCGCTGGTCACCATGCTGGAAAACAACCCCGGTGCGCGCATTACCACCGCCAACCTGGCGAAAGAAGTGGGCGTATCGGAAGCCGCGTTGTACCGGCATTTTCCCAGCAAAGCCAAGATGTTTGAGGGGCTGATCGCTTTTATTGAAGAGACGGTATTCTCGCGCATTACCCGCATCATGCAGGATTTCGAGCGTGCCGATGATCGCTGCGAAAAAACCTTAACACTGGTGCTGACCTTTGCGGAAAAAAATCCGGGCCTGTGCCGGCTGTTATCCGGTGATGCACTGGCCGGTGAGACCGAACGCCTGCGCGATCGCATGCAGCAGTTCTTCGACCGCATTGAAGCTCAGCTGAAACAGATTTTGCGTGAAGCCGAAATGCGCGAAGGAAAAGTACCGGTACAAACCGCCAGTGCCGCCGCCAACCTGCTGACGGCGCTGCTGGAAGGCCGTATCCGCCAGTATGTGCGCAGTGAATTCAAAGCACTGCCGACGACCTACTGGGACGAACAATGGCCAATGCTGCGCGTCTCTCTGCTGCGCGATAAAGACCTGAGCCGGATGCCGGTTTAACCCCATAAAAAACGGCGCCACGGCGCCGTTTTTTATGTCTGTTGTCTGCCGGTTCAGGGATTTTCCCGACCCGCTAACGTGCGGTCGACATGGTCCAGATCAACATCTTCGTCCAGCGTACCCGGTGCATACACCCGCAGAATCCGCACCCGTTCGTACTGATCGGCCATATCACGCGTCATTGCCTGCATCTCTTGCTGGCGCTGGCGAATATTGTTTTCACTGTCGCGGATACCATTCTGTAACTGCACCACTTCCAGGCGCAGGTCTGCCGGTACTTCCTGACCACGACGCTCGAAATTAGCGGCCGCATTCTGTGCCTGCCCGAGCTTCTGCTCCAGGTCGACAATACGCCGGCGCTGCAGCTGAATATAAGAGTCAATTTCATCCGCCTTGCGCTGCCGCGCGCGCTCCACATCGGCCGGACTGGCGTACAACCTTAATAAATCCAGGTCCTGCCGGCGCTGTTCGGCAATGGCTTCTTTGCGTGCTTTGGCAGCTGCTTCTGCGGCACGACGCTGCTCCAGTTCTTCTTTGGTAGGCGCTGGTTCCACCGTGCGCACCACCATGCCCTGACTGTTCAGTACCTGATACCCCAGATGGCTGTATTCAGCCGGAACGTGATCTTTCAGAACCACAGCACCATCGACGGTAAAACGATACAACTGGCGGGCCTGAGCGTGACTGGCCAGCAGTACACCCGACAACAGCACCGTTAACAGCAGGCTTGCTTTCATACTTATGAAACCCCGTATTGATCCCGGTAGGCGCGAATAGCAGCCGCATATTGCTGCAGCTCCGGCTGTTCCGATACATAATCCAGCACCTGATTCAGGCCCACGATACTGATGACTTTCATACCGAAGTCGCGTTCGACTTCCTGAATGGCCGACAGTTCACCCTGGCCTTTTTCCTGCCGGTCCAGCGCAATCAGCGCCGCCGCTGGCACCGCACCGTCGGCGCCCTGAATAATGGCCATGACTTCACGAATGGCGGTGCCGGCGGTAATGACATCATCG is part of the Venatoribacter cucullus genome and encodes:
- the slmA gene encoding nucleoid occlusion factor SlmA — its product is MTETGDKLSRRDQILQALVTMLENNPGARITTANLAKEVGVSEAALYRHFPSKAKMFEGLIAFIEETVFSRITRIMQDFERADDRCEKTLTLVLTFAEKNPGLCRLLSGDALAGETERLRDRMQQFFDRIEAQLKQILREAEMREGKVPVQTASAAANLLTALLEGRIRQYVRSEFKALPTTYWDEQWPMLRVSLLRDKDLSRMPV
- the argB gene encoding acetylglutamate kinase, with the translated sequence MPLSRENAVNASKVLSEALPYLQRFVGKTIVVKYGGNAMIDNDLERSFARDMVMLKLVGINPIVVHGGGPQIGELLEKLNIESRFVNGMRVTTSETMDVVEMVLGGQVNKQIVNLINQNGGKAIGLTGTDGQLLKARKLHVTRMSPELQKPEIIDIGHVGEVESVNTEVLDMLTKSNFIPVIAPIGVGEDGTSYNINADLVAGKVAEFLKAEKLLLLTNIAGLMDKEGKVLTGLTTQQVNDLIADGTIYGGMLPKIQCALDAVHAGVTSAHIIDGRVAHATLLELFTDEGVGTLITNSRR